Proteins found in one Sporichthyaceae bacterium genomic segment:
- a CDS encoding PPOX class F420-dependent oxidoreductase: MGYTSAPDGWWQKFVSADPPRTAKLAVVRADGSPLVVPVWVDLEETPDGVAVVLLTGKDTVKGRAIARDPRVCLCWDDERPPFSFVTLHGNAAIIDDLAEVRAWAGRLGGRYLGADRAAEMAERNGVPGEVLVRVRPERVIAMVDLSA, encoded by the coding sequence GTGGGCTACACAAGTGCACCGGACGGTTGGTGGCAGAAGTTCGTCAGCGCCGACCCGCCGCGCACCGCCAAGCTCGCGGTCGTCCGCGCCGACGGTTCGCCGCTCGTGGTCCCCGTCTGGGTCGACCTGGAGGAGACCCCGGACGGTGTCGCGGTCGTGCTGCTCACCGGGAAGGACACCGTGAAGGGCCGGGCGATCGCCCGCGACCCCCGGGTCTGCCTGTGCTGGGACGACGAGCGGCCGCCGTTCAGCTTCGTGACCCTGCACGGCAACGCTGCGATCATCGATGATCTGGCGGAGGTGCGCGCCTGGGCCGGGCGGCTGGGCGGGCGCTACCTGGGCGCGGACCGGGCCGCGGAGATGGCCGAACGCAACGGGGTGCCCGGTGAGGTCCTGGTGCGGGTGCGGCCGGAACGCGTGATCGCGATGGTGGACCTGTCCGCATGA
- a CDS encoding MFS transporter, giving the protein MSTLTRLGPRPLLVALTMYLVMTGATVPTALYGLWARQYGFGTLMITVIFSIYVIGVLVGLLGLGGVSDAIGRRPVLLASVAASTVSDVGYLVAHSLTMVFAARLVSGLATGLVAGTATAAMVDLAPAGLRGPASTTALVANAGGLASGPVLGGVFAQHLSSPTHLVYVAHLVLLAVAAVGTWFAVPPGRRRPEVSLRPRGLAVPAEVRAPFWQSSSAGGAGFAVGGLINVVVGAFLVHLVGVHDLLLAGVIASTVFGTVAVGQVVGRSLTVSTGMLLACVGLFVSCLLNAASLATGSVEVLVLAGITAGTGTGLAIGQGIATINTRCPPERRGETNSAFFAVMYIGLAVPVIGAGVAVNQMGLRSGGELFSGCVAVVVVAIGLSLMWELTRSQAQEPSFEPELEAVGEEVLVPLCHKPRAVLYL; this is encoded by the coding sequence GTGAGCACCTTGACGCGGCTCGGGCCGCGCCCCCTGCTCGTCGCCCTGACCATGTACCTGGTCATGACCGGCGCGACGGTGCCCACGGCGCTTTACGGGCTGTGGGCACGTCAGTACGGGTTCGGCACCCTGATGATCACGGTGATCTTCTCGATCTACGTCATCGGCGTGCTCGTCGGCCTGCTCGGCCTGGGCGGCGTGTCCGATGCCATCGGGCGCCGCCCCGTACTGCTCGCGTCGGTGGCCGCCTCGACCGTCTCCGACGTCGGGTACCTGGTCGCGCACAGCCTCACGATGGTCTTCGCGGCCCGGTTGGTGTCCGGCCTGGCCACCGGCCTGGTGGCGGGCACGGCCACCGCGGCGATGGTCGACCTGGCACCGGCCGGCCTGCGCGGACCAGCTTCGACGACCGCGCTGGTGGCCAACGCCGGCGGGCTGGCGTCCGGCCCGGTCCTGGGTGGTGTGTTCGCACAGCACCTCAGTTCGCCGACCCACCTCGTCTACGTCGCGCATCTGGTCCTGCTCGCGGTGGCGGCGGTCGGGACCTGGTTCGCCGTGCCCCCCGGCCGCCGCCGGCCGGAGGTGTCGCTACGGCCGCGCGGGCTCGCGGTGCCCGCCGAGGTGCGCGCCCCGTTCTGGCAGTCCTCGTCCGCCGGGGGTGCCGGCTTCGCGGTCGGAGGTCTGATCAACGTGGTTGTCGGGGCCTTCCTGGTGCACCTGGTCGGGGTCCACGACCTGTTGCTGGCCGGGGTCATCGCCTCAACGGTGTTCGGCACCGTGGCGGTGGGCCAGGTCGTGGGCCGGTCCTTGACGGTCTCGACCGGCATGCTGCTGGCCTGTGTCGGGCTGTTCGTGTCCTGCCTGCTAAACGCGGCCAGCCTCGCCACCGGCTCGGTCGAGGTGCTGGTGCTGGCCGGGATCACGGCGGGCACCGGTACCGGGCTGGCGATCGGGCAGGGCATCGCCACCATCAACACCAGGTGCCCGCCGGAGCGTCGCGGCGAGACGAACTCGGCGTTCTTCGCGGTCATGTACATCGGATTGGCGGTGCCGGTCATCGGTGCCGGGGTGGCCGTCAACCAGATGGGCCTGCGCTCCGGCGGTGAGTTGTTCAGCGGGTGCGTCGCGGTGGTCGTGGTCGCCATCGGACTGAGCCTGATGTGGGAACTGACCCGGAGTCAGGCCCAGGAACCCTCGTTCGAGCCGGAGCTCGAGGCCGTGGGCGAAGAGGTGTTGGTCCCGTTGTGCCACAAACCCCGCGCGGTGCTCTACCTATAG
- a CDS encoding maleylpyruvate isomerase family mycothiol-dependent enzyme: MDARRREGWVGPSGQRRPATDTKLLARQERADLAALLSTLRPRQWDHPTLCSDWSVREVVAHLLSYDELDTRGLITRFAKARLLPDRANAVGVADYSTYEPEQLVALLNTNLSPRGLPAAFGARIALVDGLIHHQDIRRPLGMARVIPPERLRAALPFALIAPPIGAFRRARGLRLVATDLVWKSGRGPEVRGPGEALLMALAGRPTAGPELSGPGQPILVRRLGRGLG, from the coding sequence ATGGACGCTCGGAGACGCGAGGGCTGGGTGGGCCCTTCTGGGCAACGGAGGCCGGCGACGGACACCAAACTCCTTGCGCGTCAGGAGCGTGCAGATCTTGCGGCGCTGCTGTCCACGCTGCGACCCCGGCAGTGGGATCACCCCACCTTGTGCAGCGACTGGTCCGTGCGCGAGGTGGTCGCTCACCTGCTCAGCTACGACGAGCTGGACACGCGCGGCCTGATCACCCGCTTCGCCAAGGCGCGGTTGCTGCCGGACCGCGCCAATGCGGTCGGGGTAGCCGACTACAGCACCTACGAACCCGAGCAGCTGGTCGCGCTGTTGAACACAAACCTGTCTCCACGGGGACTTCCGGCGGCCTTCGGCGCGAGGATCGCGCTGGTCGACGGCCTCATTCATCACCAAGACATCCGGCGACCGCTGGGTATGGCACGCGTCATCCCGCCCGAACGGCTCCGAGCCGCGCTCCCGTTCGCACTGATCGCGCCGCCCATCGGGGCGTTCCGGCGCGCTCGCGGATTGCGACTGGTCGCCACCGACCTGGTCTGGAAATCCGGGCGCGGTCCGGAAGTGCGTGGGCCGGGCGAGGCGCTCCTCATGGCGCTCGCCGGCAGACCCACTGCAGGGCCCGAGCTCTCCGGTCCCGGGCAACCCATACTCGTCCGCCGACTCGGTCGCGGCCTGGGCTGA
- a CDS encoding PIN domain-containing protein encodes MTDWAIDKSALWKLPRSPDYPTWIDRINQGRVWVSLPTVLGVAVSSRDVADWPRLRDAVLAPLLTLNATPRSERRAVEIMAALIAARLHRSVPLPDILIASLAVEHRLSVLHDDHDFDRIRSVYGDRPDVERLRLPG; translated from the coding sequence ATGACCGACTGGGCGATCGACAAGTCCGCCCTCTGGAAGCTTCCGCGTTCGCCGGACTACCCGACCTGGATCGACCGGATCAACCAGGGCCGCGTCTGGGTGAGCCTGCCCACGGTTCTCGGGGTCGCGGTGTCCAGCCGCGACGTCGCGGACTGGCCCCGGCTGCGCGATGCGGTGCTGGCCCCGCTGCTGACGCTGAACGCCACACCGCGATCGGAGCGTCGCGCCGTCGAGATCATGGCGGCGCTGATCGCCGCGCGGCTGCACCGCAGCGTGCCCCTGCCCGACATCCTGATCGCCTCGTTGGCCGTCGAACATCGGTTGTCGGTGCTGCACGACGACCATGACTTCGACCGGATCCGCTCCGTGTACGGGGATCGACCGGATGTCGAGCGGCTGCGCCTGCCGGGCTGA
- a CDS encoding TetR/AcrR family transcriptional regulator produces MGADSLPRRRISQRERRETAERKLLEATVAILTDRGYAATTTLEVQKQSGLSRGVLLHYYSSRSELIAAAVRHLYATRIDDVRVHAAQLETEKGEDWVTLLWQVFSGPLGRASLELLAVARHDAEMTDYLVPLEREFGRANLALCRTLLGEERAAHPRFREFCVVLVTSMLGAAARTVVAGSAEEERLLRTWRRLPTSTSGPRPEPTIRNSRSAGAAGRVPPTRAGCGPRRPRVDASTGTTAPRCATSVRAAG; encoded by the coding sequence ATGGGCGCCGACTCGTTGCCGCGCAGGCGGATCAGCCAACGCGAGCGACGGGAGACCGCCGAGCGCAAGCTCCTGGAGGCGACGGTCGCGATCCTCACCGATCGTGGCTACGCCGCCACCACCACGCTGGAGGTGCAGAAGCAGTCCGGGCTCTCCCGCGGTGTGCTGCTGCACTACTACAGCTCGCGCAGCGAACTCATTGCGGCTGCGGTACGGCACCTCTACGCAACCCGCATCGACGACGTCCGCGTCCACGCGGCACAACTGGAGACGGAAAAGGGCGAGGACTGGGTCACGCTGCTCTGGCAGGTTTTCTCCGGACCGCTCGGCCGAGCGTCGCTGGAACTCCTGGCCGTGGCCCGTCACGACGCGGAGATGACGGACTACCTCGTCCCGTTGGAGCGCGAGTTCGGGCGGGCCAACCTTGCGCTGTGCCGCACGCTGCTCGGGGAGGAACGGGCCGCGCACCCCCGGTTCCGCGAGTTCTGTGTGGTGCTGGTGACCTCGATGCTCGGCGCCGCCGCCCGGACCGTCGTTGCCGGCAGCGCGGAGGAGGAACGGCTGCTGCGGACCTGGCGGCGGTTGCCGACATCTACCTCGGGCCCGAGGCCTGAGCCGACGATCAGGAACTCCCGGTCAGCCGGCGCCGCGGGTCGCGTGCCACCAACGCGCGCAGGATGCGGGCCACGACGCCCACGCGTCGACGCGAGTACGGGTACCACAGCACCTCGTTGCGCAACGTCCGTACGCGCGGCCGGGTGA
- a CDS encoding TetR/AcrR family transcriptional regulator, with product MVRAKATDSAAVVLAAASVFRTNGYRNTTIDDIAKAAGIAKPTVYQYAKSKQWLLSQVVDGVIKDLDRRVQVQRDLAVEPIERLHSTLRAHVAAAVELRTFYAIVLNEEAELPAATRKRYRTWAHRITEEFRLLLAECAPAGALDHGVAANLIITMITSLHRWYDPEGPLSPDALAEQILLAVDSIVAPRGPLSLPRPPARKGQPTAKDGPPIR from the coding sequence ATGGTCAGGGCGAAGGCGACAGACTCGGCGGCGGTGGTCCTCGCGGCGGCGTCGGTGTTCCGGACCAACGGTTACCGGAACACGACCATCGACGACATCGCCAAGGCTGCGGGTATCGCCAAGCCCACCGTCTACCAGTACGCCAAGAGCAAACAATGGCTGCTGAGTCAGGTGGTCGACGGAGTGATCAAGGATCTGGACCGGCGGGTCCAGGTCCAACGCGACCTCGCGGTGGAACCGATCGAGCGACTGCACAGCACGCTGCGTGCCCACGTCGCCGCCGCAGTCGAACTGCGCACGTTCTACGCGATCGTGCTCAACGAGGAGGCCGAGCTCCCGGCGGCCACCCGCAAGCGGTACCGCACGTGGGCCCACCGGATCACCGAGGAGTTCCGCCTCCTGCTCGCCGAATGCGCTCCGGCGGGCGCCCTCGACCACGGCGTCGCGGCGAACCTGATCATCACGATGATCACATCACTGCATCGCTGGTACGACCCGGAAGGCCCGTTGTCGCCCGATGCATTGGCCGAGCAGATCCTGCTTGCGGTCGACAGCATCGTCGCCCCCAGAGGTCCGCTCTCGCTCCCACGCCCTCCTGCGCGCAAAGGTCAGCCAACAGCCAAGGACGGGCCCCCGATCCGGTGA
- a CDS encoding SGNH/GDSL hydrolase family protein — translation MWSERVGLRIGLVALLSLLTSVGGAESARPTQVVQRSASTSVAHTESVADEPPAPEPAGPPDPADPEPADASATSPVAAAPRTWHLVGLGDSVLTQCRCDGVLATYAGAVRDRTGDAIDAHNAADPGWSSADVLWDLQHNGPTRDVVSSADTVVVFAGANDFTRAFDAVAAGAGTSAFRPVANQLEANLSAVVTEIRRLAPPGVRVVLCDYWNDFKAGAVAQREYSAARRTAAEEATIATDNAIRSVAEQTGAVYVSTRAAFASHPDVTGLLDPDGDHLSAAGARLVAGAILAADPSVGSESAAQADN, via the coding sequence ATGTGGTCTGAACGCGTTGGACTGCGTATCGGTTTGGTTGCGCTGCTGAGCCTGCTGACGTCGGTGGGCGGGGCCGAGAGCGCGCGGCCGACGCAGGTGGTGCAACGCAGCGCAAGCACCTCGGTCGCCCACACCGAGTCGGTGGCCGACGAACCACCCGCGCCGGAGCCCGCCGGACCGCCCGATCCGGCCGACCCCGAACCCGCAGATGCATCCGCGACGTCCCCGGTAGCCGCGGCGCCGCGCACCTGGCACCTGGTCGGCCTAGGCGACTCGGTTCTCACCCAGTGCCGGTGCGACGGGGTCCTCGCCACGTACGCCGGTGCCGTGCGCGACCGCACCGGCGACGCGATCGACGCCCACAACGCGGCGGACCCGGGTTGGTCGAGCGCCGATGTGCTCTGGGACCTGCAGCACAACGGTCCGACCCGCGACGTGGTCAGCTCCGCGGACACCGTGGTTGTGTTCGCCGGGGCCAACGACTTCACGCGCGCGTTCGACGCGGTGGCGGCCGGAGCCGGCACCTCGGCGTTCCGACCCGTGGCGAACCAGTTGGAGGCCAACCTCAGCGCCGTGGTCACCGAGATCCGCCGGCTGGCCCCGCCCGGGGTGCGGGTCGTGCTGTGCGACTACTGGAACGACTTCAAGGCCGGCGCCGTGGCCCAGCGCGAGTACAGCGCCGCGCGGCGCACCGCGGCCGAGGAGGCCACGATCGCGACCGACAACGCGATCCGCAGCGTCGCCGAGCAGACCGGGGCCGTCTACGTCTCGACGCGGGCCGCTTTCGCCTCGCACCCGGACGTGACCGGGTTGCTCGACCCGGACGGGGACCACCTCTCGGCCGCGGGTGCCCGTCTGGTCGCCGGCGCCATCCTGGCGGCTGACCCGAGCGTTGGCTCCGAATCGGCCGCGCAGGCGGACAACTGA
- a CDS encoding alkaline phosphatase family protein yields MVGISRRRLLKTAGLVASAAFAAEFLPANVNRALAAGPARAPRLSDIEHVVIHMQENRSFDHYFGTLAGVRGFNDPDALTLSTGRSVFHQPDPNHPDGYLLPFHLDSSTTNAQANPSLSHSWEALHASWNDGAMDNFVPAHRDTDGKNGPFTMGYFERADIPFHFALAENFTICDNYHSSVLGPTWPNRLYLWSASIDPDGEHGGPITKNSAVTPYGWRTYPEALTEAGVSWKVYQEEDNFHCNLLERFEVFQNAAVDSDLYRNAMRIGPVGQFEYDAMNDRLPAVSWIVPTSYQSEHPNWTPAAGADFVASKINAIAANPDVWAKTVFILNYDENDGFFDHVRPPTPPPGTPGEFIDGEPIGAGFRVPCIIVSPWTTGGWIASERFDHTSTLQFLEALTGVPVPNLTDWRRSTFGDLTSIFGATGREFPGLPATQHRLAQVLRTVSTLPPPQIPGADQIRPEQEDDSGSGGDTGAGDTDDDSDG; encoded by the coding sequence GTGGTCGGCATCAGCAGGCGTCGGTTGCTCAAGACGGCCGGGCTGGTCGCGAGCGCCGCCTTCGCCGCGGAATTCCTGCCGGCCAACGTGAACCGGGCGCTGGCGGCAGGTCCCGCGCGGGCCCCGCGGCTCAGCGACATCGAGCATGTGGTCATCCACATGCAGGAGAACCGGTCGTTCGACCACTACTTCGGAACGCTTGCGGGGGTGCGCGGATTCAACGACCCGGACGCGCTCACATTGAGCACGGGCCGTTCGGTGTTCCACCAACCGGACCCGAACCACCCGGACGGGTACCTGTTGCCGTTCCACCTGGACAGCTCGACGACCAACGCCCAGGCCAACCCGTCCCTGAGTCACTCCTGGGAGGCGCTGCACGCCTCGTGGAACGACGGCGCGATGGACAACTTCGTGCCCGCCCACCGCGACACCGACGGCAAGAACGGCCCGTTCACCATGGGCTACTTCGAACGCGCGGACATCCCGTTCCACTTCGCCCTGGCGGAGAACTTCACGATCTGCGACAACTACCACTCCTCGGTACTAGGCCCGACGTGGCCGAACCGGCTGTACCTGTGGAGCGCGAGCATCGACCCGGACGGCGAGCACGGCGGGCCGATCACCAAGAACTCCGCGGTCACGCCGTACGGCTGGCGCACCTACCCGGAGGCGCTGACCGAGGCCGGGGTGAGTTGGAAGGTCTACCAGGAGGAGGACAACTTCCACTGCAACCTGCTGGAGCGCTTCGAGGTCTTCCAGAACGCTGCGGTGGACTCCGACTTGTACCGCAACGCGATGCGTATCGGCCCGGTCGGGCAGTTCGAGTACGACGCGATGAACGACCGACTGCCCGCAGTGTCCTGGATCGTGCCGACCAGCTACCAGTCCGAGCACCCCAACTGGACGCCGGCGGCCGGCGCGGACTTCGTGGCCAGCAAGATCAACGCGATCGCGGCCAACCCCGACGTGTGGGCCAAGACCGTGTTCATCCTCAACTACGACGAGAACGACGGCTTCTTCGACCACGTCCGCCCCCCGACGCCGCCGCCCGGTACGCCGGGGGAGTTCATCGACGGCGAACCGATCGGGGCCGGGTTCCGGGTGCCGTGCATCATCGTCTCGCCGTGGACCACCGGCGGGTGGATCGCGAGCGAACGGTTCGACCACACCTCGACGCTGCAGTTCCTGGAGGCGTTGACTGGCGTCCCGGTGCCGAACCTGACCGACTGGCGCCGCTCCACCTTCGGTGATCTGACCTCGATCTTCGGCGCGACCGGCCGCGAGTTCCCCGGCCTGCCGGCCACGCAGCATCGACTCGCCCAGGTGCTCCGCACCGTCAGCACGCTGCCGCCGCCGCAGATCCCCGGTGCCGACCAGATCCGGCCCGAGCAGGAGGACGATTCCGGGAGCGGCGGCGACACAGGCGCGGGCGACACCGACGACGACTCGGACGGCTGA
- a CDS encoding DUF302 domain-containing protein, producing the protein MLVESTDPSRPTVGRRAALRTGLLAVAGLTGLGACGSGEAGASAATATATSTGGPGATAHTSTRLAIPTGLSFAASVSRFEQAIPPLPAAQLAATLHTKTFADVKALLAAASPVSLFIFYELDATAFMKAAGHSAAAKTYLVGNPLIAETMYGNDAGVMLYAPLRTTIRTDHAGATHLLIDRPSDLFGSFGDSQVAAVGRTLDSKIADLLLHLQFPVPPELTA; encoded by the coding sequence ATGCTTGTCGAATCGACCGATCCGTCCCGGCCAACCGTCGGACGTCGGGCGGCACTGCGCACCGGCCTGCTCGCCGTGGCCGGCCTGACCGGGCTCGGCGCCTGCGGCAGCGGTGAGGCGGGAGCCTCGGCCGCAACGGCAACGGCGACCTCGACCGGTGGACCCGGTGCCACCGCCCACACCTCGACACGCTTGGCGATCCCGACCGGCCTGTCGTTCGCGGCGAGCGTGAGTCGTTTCGAGCAGGCGATCCCGCCACTGCCCGCCGCACAGCTGGCGGCGACGTTGCACACCAAGACGTTCGCGGACGTGAAAGCACTGCTGGCCGCGGCATCGCCGGTCTCGCTGTTCATCTTCTACGAACTGGACGCGACTGCGTTCATGAAGGCGGCCGGGCATTCCGCGGCGGCCAAGACCTATCTGGTCGGCAATCCGCTGATCGCCGAGACCATGTACGGGAACGACGCCGGCGTGATGCTTTACGCGCCGCTGCGCACGACGATCCGCACCGACCACGCGGGTGCCACCCACCTGCTGATCGACCGACCGAGCGACCTGTTCGGCAGCTTCGGCGACTCGCAGGTGGCGGCCGTCGGCCGGACGTTGGACTCCAAGATCGCCGACCTGCTGCTCCACCTGCAGTTTCCCGTCCCGCCGGAGCTGACCGCCTGA
- a CDS encoding isoamylase early set domain-containing protein, producing the protein MITRRKTRDTETVSITFSANQTDPSTGAVSVVGDFNGWDPAANPLLSRAGGPPKATVRLRAGQVYRFRYVTDGGHWFDDERAHGYEPNGFGGNNCLLDLAEAAR; encoded by the coding sequence ATGATCACGCGTAGGAAGACCCGCGACACCGAGACGGTGTCGATCACCTTCTCGGCCAACCAGACCGACCCAAGCACCGGCGCGGTCAGCGTGGTCGGCGACTTCAACGGCTGGGACCCGGCCGCGAATCCCTTGCTCAGCAGGGCAGGCGGGCCGCCGAAGGCCACCGTGCGACTGCGGGCGGGGCAGGTGTACCGCTTTCGCTACGTGACCGACGGCGGCCACTGGTTCGACGACGAGCGCGCCCACGGCTACGAACCGAACGGCTTCGGCGGCAACAACTGCCTTCTCGACCTGGCCGAGGCCGCGCGATAA
- a CDS encoding SDR family oxidoreductase, producing MTTNSVLQGQRVLVVGRAGGIAQAVVLAARAAGATVIVAGRDCAGLTAAYADDPGISAESVDLTDEDSIAALAERVGRVDHVVSTASARARGRLPDLDRDALLRSFDTKVVGPLLLARHFASRINPGGSLVLFSGVAASKIAVGTLGVAITNGAAEVLTRSLALELGPIRVNAVSPGVIDTGAWDALGPDGRDRYFAEITQRNPVRRIGTVEDVTSAVLFALTNTFLTGQTLHVDGGEVLG from the coding sequence ATGACCACCAACTCCGTCCTGCAGGGGCAGCGGGTCCTCGTCGTCGGCCGCGCGGGCGGCATCGCGCAGGCCGTGGTGCTCGCCGCGCGGGCCGCGGGTGCCACGGTGATCGTGGCAGGCCGTGACTGCGCGGGTCTGACTGCCGCTTACGCCGACGACCCCGGGATCAGCGCCGAATCGGTCGACCTCACGGACGAGGACTCGATCGCGGCGCTGGCCGAACGCGTCGGGCGGGTGGACCACGTCGTCTCGACGGCCTCGGCCCGAGCCCGCGGTCGGCTGCCCGATCTGGACCGCGACGCCCTCCTGCGGTCGTTCGACACCAAGGTCGTCGGCCCACTCCTGCTGGCCAGGCACTTCGCGTCCCGGATCAACCCGGGCGGGTCCTTGGTGCTCTTCTCCGGGGTCGCGGCGAGCAAGATCGCGGTCGGCACCCTGGGGGTCGCGATCACCAACGGCGCCGCCGAGGTTCTGACCCGGTCGCTGGCGCTGGAACTGGGCCCTATTCGGGTGAATGCCGTGTCCCCCGGGGTCATCGACACCGGAGCCTGGGACGCCCTCGGGCCGGACGGCAGGGATCGCTACTTCGCCGAGATCACGCAGCGCAACCCGGTCCGGCGGATCGGCACCGTCGAGGACGTGACCAGCGCGGTCCTGTTCGCGCTCACGAACACCTTCCTGACCGGTCAGACCCTGCACGTCGACGGCGGGGAAGTCCTCGGCTGA
- a CDS encoding YoaK family protein, which translates to MARLSPDRRHGPLPALLLGLTVFSGVVDAVSILGLGRVFVANMTGNVVFVGFAVAGALGISLAATLIALAGFLAGAGTGGRLVGRLRADRARLIAVAATAELVLVTVATILVAAAHRPLSAGPRDIAVALLAAACGIQNGAVRGLGVPDLTTTVLTLTLTGIAADGRTPAFPTRVAAVVTMLVGATAGAELEVHVGITAALVLAEAILVAVTTLAWNTPRRPGAWRAQAGH; encoded by the coding sequence ATGGCCCGCCTGAGCCCGGACCGCAGACACGGCCCGTTGCCGGCCTTGCTGCTCGGCCTCACCGTGTTCAGCGGAGTGGTCGACGCCGTCAGCATCCTCGGCCTCGGCCGGGTCTTCGTGGCCAACATGACCGGCAACGTGGTGTTCGTGGGCTTCGCCGTAGCCGGCGCGCTAGGGATCTCCTTGGCGGCGACGTTGATCGCGCTGGCCGGGTTCCTCGCAGGCGCCGGCACCGGCGGGCGTCTGGTGGGCCGTCTTCGTGCCGACCGGGCCCGACTGATCGCGGTGGCCGCAACCGCCGAACTGGTCCTCGTCACCGTGGCCACGATTCTGGTCGCGGCGGCGCACCGCCCGTTGTCGGCCGGTCCGCGCGACATCGCGGTTGCCCTGCTGGCCGCGGCCTGCGGCATCCAGAACGGCGCTGTGCGTGGGCTCGGCGTCCCGGACCTGACGACCACGGTGCTCACGCTCACGTTGACCGGCATCGCCGCCGACGGGCGCACCCCGGCCTTCCCCACCCGGGTCGCCGCGGTGGTGACGATGCTCGTCGGCGCGACCGCGGGCGCCGAACTCGAGGTGCACGTCGGGATCACCGCCGCGCTGGTACTGGCCGAGGCGATCCTGGTCGCCGTGACGACCCTCGCGTGGAACACGCCCCGCCGCCCCGGCGCGTGGCGCGCGCAGGCCGGACACTGA
- a CDS encoding 2-dehydropantoate 2-reductase N-terminal domain-containing protein — translation MRYVIIGAGAVGGTIAARLHLAGSRVAVVARGEHGAVIARDGLAYADPTGACVVRLTVHPQAAQVDWAPGDVAVLATKSQDSAAIIDDLAANAPSVPVFCAQNGVANERVAAARFADVYGICVMLPAEHLRAGAVTAYSGPVPGILDLGRCPEGTDELAVAVVADLRAAGFSSQPESAIMRWKFRKLIMNLANAGQAICGPDDPDLPALAARAAAEGEATLTAAGIAVATRAEDAVRRAELITPRLVAGVERGGGSTWQSLTRGTAVETPFLNGEIVALGRAHGVPTPVNQLLLDVVADLADRGERPGGVSAAELLTRLDAAPPAEA, via the coding sequence GTGCGGTACGTGATCATCGGCGCCGGCGCGGTCGGGGGGACGATCGCGGCGCGGCTGCACCTGGCCGGCAGTCGGGTGGCCGTGGTGGCTCGCGGCGAGCACGGGGCGGTGATCGCCCGCGACGGCCTGGCGTACGCCGACCCCACCGGAGCATGCGTGGTCCGGTTGACGGTGCACCCGCAGGCGGCGCAGGTCGACTGGGCGCCGGGCGACGTCGCCGTGCTGGCCACCAAGTCCCAGGACAGCGCTGCGATCATCGATGATCTGGCTGCGAACGCGCCATCGGTCCCGGTGTTCTGCGCCCAGAACGGCGTGGCCAACGAACGGGTGGCCGCGGCACGCTTCGCCGACGTCTACGGCATCTGCGTGATGCTGCCCGCCGAGCATTTGCGCGCCGGAGCGGTGACGGCCTACTCCGGACCCGTGCCGGGCATCCTCGACCTGGGTCGCTGTCCCGAAGGCACCGACGAGTTGGCCGTTGCGGTGGTTGCGGACCTGCGCGCCGCCGGGTTCAGTTCGCAGCCCGAGTCGGCGATCATGCGCTGGAAGTTCCGCAAGCTGATCATGAACCTGGCCAACGCCGGTCAGGCGATCTGCGGCCCGGACGACCCCGACCTGCCCGCGCTCGCCGCCCGCGCGGCCGCCGAGGGCGAGGCCACTCTGACGGCCGCGGGGATCGCCGTGGCCACTCGCGCCGAGGACGCGGTCCGGCGCGCCGAATTGATCACCCCGCGCCTCGTGGCCGGCGTCGAACGGGGCGGCGGCTCCACCTGGCAGAGCCTGACCAGGGGCACAGCGGTGGAGACCCCGTTCCTGAACGGCGAGATCGTCGCTCTCGGCCGTGCGCACGGTGTCCCGACTCCGGTCAATCAACTACTGCTCGACGTGGTCGCGGACCTGGCCGACCGGGGCGAGCGGCCCGGCGGGGTGAGTGCCGCGGAACTGCTCACCCGCCTGGACGCGGCACCGCCCGCCGAAGCCTGA